From the genome of Nicotiana tabacum cultivar K326 chromosome 17, ASM71507v2, whole genome shotgun sequence:
AACATATCAAAAATATTCTTTGAATCTTATGTCTTAATTAACATGCTATGTCACTTCTATAAGAGAACaccattaaagataaaataaaaataaaaaatttactaAATAAATAAAGGTTACATTCCTTTTAAATCAGactagaaaaaagaaaataaatacagtataGTTTACACAAAAGAAAAACATTAGTTAGTGGAATTCCATGACTAGTCAAACAAGAGGAGCCGGTCCCCTTTGTACCTCGTgaggaaattgaaaaaaaggatCCAAACTAGTAGCACACACATAAAAGCCAAAGCACATCACTCCACAATTATGGAAACCATTAACCGTAAACCATGTCATTATGACCCCAGTTCCAGGTGATCTTGATCCAAAAAATAGCCTCTACCCTTATCTTTTGAACATTATATATATCACTTAATATTTTATTGATGGGAACATATGCAAAGCTATTTACTTCTAGATATCTCGAAATTCTCTATGATGTAAATGGAGCTTCTTCTTCCTGGCCGCCGATGAGCTTCATTATAGCCGCACGTATTCTATTCGCATCATTTTTTGCTGTCATGCCCAATTCATGACCCATCTGTTTAAAATTATGAAACAAAATATCAAGAAGAGTTTAAAAAGATTATACTGCAAGTGTATAAAAATTTGATACAGaaaattatttactttattttccaAATTATCATAGTAAGGCTTACAATAGATGATTATCTGTTGTTGCAGTTTATTTTAACCCTTATAAAAGCTAATTTTTCACTATCAGCTATATACGGCAATTGAATTAATTGATAGCTGAACGAACTATAGGGTTAATTTAGTACCTGAGCAATAATTGTTATGTGGGTGGTGCTGTAGGCAAAAGGGATGACACTGCTGCTAATAATAGAGAGATTGAGCTTCTCTATTTGGCTGTATATTTCCTTTATTATCCCGGTTTGCTTTTTGCAACTAATGCTAATCAGAATATTCCCATTTGAAGCTCTAACTTTAATATCTGGTTGTGATCGGTCTGTGCTAACGCTGGAGACGTTGTCTTCAGAAGATGAGTGGTCAGAAGTACTGGAGGCCAGGCGAGGTCTCTTCACTGCAACCACTGGTTCCTCGTTACATTTCTTGGCTTTCTCCTCGAGGGTTTTTACTTGTTCTTCAAGCTGTTTAATATGTTTGATCGCATCTCCAAGTACTGATGCTTTGTCTAACTGTTGATTCAACAATCACCCAAAATTATAAGTCACTACATACAGGTTTTTCACCACCTAAATTAAAGTAGTGATTCACACAACATGACCCAAACATAAAAAAGAATTTACCTTCTTGAGGTTAGGGATGAGGGTAGATAAAGCTATGAAGCGTTGAGTGAGGCGTTCTCTTCGCTTTCTTTCTTCCATAACGTGGTCTTGTGCCTGCAAACTAGTCCTATTGTAATTCTTCTTGTGAGTAGTAGTATCAGCAGAACCAAATCCCAAGGCCTGGATTAGATTTTGGCTATCACCAAAATCATCACAATCCGTAGAAACTGAAGACGAGAAGTTTAGGGTAGTTCCAGATGTCAACTCAGTCTTGACTGAGGTGTAGTTCAAATTTTCCAAGTGGTTTGTGGCAACAGTAGTATTGGCTGATGGCAAGTTGAATTTGCAGGAAGAAAAGACGCTAGAGGAATTAAgaggaggaggagaaaaagaGGTCATTTGGTGAGTTTCAGTAGCATAGCCGCAAAAGGATGACTTCACGTCCAATATTCCAGCAGCAGCATGAGAAGGTTGAATATCGTAGGACGTGCAAGAGGATGAGAAGGGCTTACTGAAAGGCAATTCGTCTAATTGGGTCATCATTTGACAGTGATTGATGAATGCATGATCATCCGTACTCATCGTCTCCTGTATTAATCATTTCAAAGCTATTAATATCAAATTAAAGAGGACTCTTTGAAGCAATATGAGTATTTTTGTAAAACTTAGTACTACTATATACATTAAAGTATGATTTTGTCTTACCATTTCAGCCCACCATTTAGCAGATGAAAAATCCATCTCAGGTTTAGATTTTTCCAATCTACACATGGATTCCAATCACAAAAAGTATTTAGTAACATAGAGATTTGGGTAAACATATACAAAGGGGATCAATCATAGGGTCTCGTAATTGAAAAGCGGCGGAAGCTTACCTTATTTAGAGCAAAAGGCTTTTTCAGTTTCAGCTGGTATCTGTCAGATCAAGTGCAGAAAATTCTTGTGTCTTTATGTGTCTTTATACTTGATTGAATCAAAGAGTTGACTGCAAAAATAGtcagaaagaaaacaaaagagaaaaaaaacggtGGAATATCCCTCAATTATTATGTTCTCTCTATATCTCTATGTTGTTAAAGAAATGGACAGAAAAAGGTGGAATATCTCCCCAATTATCATATTCTCTCTATCTTATGTTATTAAAGAAATGGTTTACTTCAAACCAAAAGTTaattcaaaagttgaaaattatTCAAATCATATATTAATGAGATCATCCATCCTCCTTATCGTGGGACTCTTCAACATCACACTGCACGTCTGtgtagggtaaaatatgatatgacacgtgatCGTCTAAAGGgaggacacgtggaacccaagacgggGATGACCGAAGACCGAACGCAACCATTCCTGTTGTCACCGGAAAgcataacgttcataaaggtgtgTTAAATGCTCTGCTCCCGGTAGTATTTAATAGGGAATATTCTACCGGATTAAGAGCAACGGTCCGTTATagaaaatttggcatttatgttcaccattacgtcttcatcaatgaccctcataatggACATTAAAGGAGGATACGATCCTATGACCTCATTtcctagacatagctataaatagtgagctcagttatcgTTGTAAGGGATACGAATTTTCTGGCTAAATTGATactatattctatacaaagcttaatacaatcttactttcttgcttttttatctcatcattgttgtgcccGTAGACCTTATTCCTGGAACTGTCATCTTTGTTGTTTCATCtatatttcaaggctaagtattgtacattttttcaattattgtattatttcaggattaaattagttcacttgtctagaaaccacatataaattcaattgtaccattttaTGAGTAAATAATTTGGctcccaccgtggggcctagacagtcgtgcaattaaattgatccttgccttttttactaacgcgatttgattattttgtcttagaatTCGAGGGGATCAGTctcatttcgaggattcaatcagtggcACCTGCAATGAGGAGAATGACTCCACGCCGATGCATGACAGGCAGTACCCTTGACAGGTTCGGGAtacaactcccgatgatgctgatgaggagcaCGTCGCGGATGCGGTGAGGGTCCTGCGAGAACAACATgcaatcattctaggccatctcacacgGCAGGATCAGGTTATGACAGAACTGAAGCAAGCGCTATTTGGGGCTTCGAATAACGCAAATAGACGAGATCCAATTCCTCCAGTTGTTCCTGCAAACCAAACAACGCAGAGAGTCGACAATAACACTCCTAGGGGTGAAGTTTGGCTCCAACGGGGCTGGGGGAGCAGATCCGGCCTCAACAACGAGAATGACCCGTTCAAGAATAAACTTTTACGGTTTACGAGGAAAGTAAACGACCACATGGACCAAATCCCTGGTGCGCCACCAATATTGAAAGGCCCAGACTCGAAGAAGTATACTCAAGTGTCGTACAAGCCAAGTGCGGCACCAGAACTAATCCCGAAGCAGTTCAAAATGGTTGAAGTGCCAATGTATGATAGGACTTCATACCTACAGGAGTATATTACCACCTACATAATGGCGGTAAAAGGAAATGATCTTAGCTCCTCACGAAATTAAATCTGTgctgctaaagaaatttggagaaactctcacgATGGGAGCCCTAACGTGGTATTCATTGTTACcggagcattccatagattcctttgagatgctcgcagattctttcatcaaggctcatgtcGGTGCCAGAAAAATACATTttcgaaaggccgacatattcaggatctCACAGGGAGAATCTGAATTACTACGAGAGTTCGTTACCCGGttccagaaagaaagaatgttgctcccggcTGTCCCAGACGAATAGGCAGCTGAAGCATTCGCTAAAGGATTGAATCCAAGAAGCTTAGACACGCCCCGAAAGTTGAAGGAGAGCTTGCTTAAGTTTCAAGTAATAACTTGGGCAAATGTCCACGGCCAATACGAGTaaaagataaggatcgaagatgactaGGCCGGTTCCATATCACCAgccaaaggacgggagaagaGCAGAGAAAAATTAAAGGATGACTACGATGCAGACAGACGGACTTCGAGGGGCCGATTTTTTCCCTACGAGCGGACCGAAGGCCGTGACAGAAACTTTCAGACAACAAACAAGTTCATCATTGACAGGGGGACCAATCGCGGTCGAAA
Proteins encoded in this window:
- the LOC107760866 gene encoding transcription factor bHLH18-like isoform X2, whose amino-acid sequence is MDFSSAKWWAEMETMSTDDHAFINHCQMMTQLDELPFSKPFSSSCTSYDIQPSHAAAGILDVKSSFCGYATETHQMTSFSPPPLNSSSVFSSCKFNLPSANTTVATNHLENLNYTSVKTELTSGTTLNFSSSVSTDCDDFGDSQNLIQALGFGSADTTTHKKNYNRTSLQAQDHVMEERKRRERLTQRFIALSTLIPNLKKLDKASVLGDAIKHIKQLEEQVKTLEEKAKKCNEEPVVAVKRPRLASSTSDHSSSEDNVSSVSTDRSQPDIKVRASNGNILISISCKKQTGIIKEIYSQIEKLNLSIISSSVIPFAYSTTHITIIAQMGHELGMTAKNDANRIRAAIMKLIGGQEEEAPFTS
- the LOC107760866 gene encoding transcription factor bHLH18-like isoform X1, yielding MCRLEKSKPEMDFSSAKWWAEMETMSTDDHAFINHCQMMTQLDELPFSKPFSSSCTSYDIQPSHAAAGILDVKSSFCGYATETHQMTSFSPPPLNSSSVFSSCKFNLPSANTTVATNHLENLNYTSVKTELTSGTTLNFSSSVSTDCDDFGDSQNLIQALGFGSADTTTHKKNYNRTSLQAQDHVMEERKRRERLTQRFIALSTLIPNLKKLDKASVLGDAIKHIKQLEEQVKTLEEKAKKCNEEPVVAVKRPRLASSTSDHSSSEDNVSSVSTDRSQPDIKVRASNGNILISISCKKQTGIIKEIYSQIEKLNLSIISSSVIPFAYSTTHITIIAQMGHELGMTAKNDANRIRAAIMKLIGGQEEEAPFTS